The following are encoded together in the Lathyrus oleraceus cultivar Zhongwan6 chromosome 3, CAAS_Psat_ZW6_1.0, whole genome shotgun sequence genome:
- the LOC127131528 gene encoding uncharacterized protein LOC127131528 — translation MDRLESEKIDHWKRTSIYTLLQIARCGPPQSYGMLLATLQFLESSTNSFHTKCGMITPTLLDIASITGLKPIGEVFDCEAVAPISLRFDVSDSCKPTYNNFIDHHATSASPVIDEEHVAFLILWLSRFVFCSRSMQVAKHFALLATQLHQERDIALGQLILASLYESLAEVVFQIRLFDPENSRKKNVLVHGPFWFLQLWLNATFSKGIAPYEIRRVACPLEERHLIWKRLISLTPIDKNIPDHQVFRILFNIMLTRVDFLPSMAPFSHRAEGPAWLTRPFPPTNGEHKDETFLILRHLLVPRFLAAETSSSNPGLVAYQPNLVARKFGLCQFIPKSLFSSQELLANILCGQPWSKIEEELETIWKNRPRLPSLPFRPAYYCTKEFHDWWQSYFTIYVDAPEAKLSELTEAFVCLQAKSTKCKALHVKQIRDF, via the coding sequence ATGGACCGATTGGAATCAGAAAAAATCGACCATTGGAAAAGGACAAGCATCTATACCCTTTTACAGATTGCCCGTTGTGGCCCTCCCCAATCTTATGGCATGTTATTAGCTACCCTTCAATTCTTGGAGAGTTCGACCAACTCCTTCCATACCAAGTGTGGCATGATCACGCCGACACTTCTGGACATTGCTTCCATCACTGGCTTGAAACCGATTGGCGAAGTCTTCGACTGCGAAGCAGTAGCGCCAATTTCCTTGAGGTTCGATGTTAGCGACTCTTGCAAGCCAACATACAACAATTTTATTGATCATCATGCCACCTCTGCAAGCCCTGTGATCGACGAGGAACATGTGGCTTTCTTGATCCTCTGGCTATCTCGCTTTGTCTTCTGTTCTAGATCTATGCAGGTAGCCAAGCACTTTGCTCTCCTAGCAACCCAACTGCACCAAGAGCGTGACATTGCCTTGGGCCAACTGATTTTAGCTTCTCTCTATGAGTCTCTAGCTGAGGTTGTCTTCCAAATTAGGCTCTTCGACCCCGAGAACTCCAGAAAGAAAAACGTGTTGGTCCATGGCCCTTTCTGGTTTTTGCAGttgtggctcaatgccactttctcCAAAGGTATAGCCCCCTACGAAATAAGGAGGGTTGCGTGTCCCCTAGAGGAACGTCATCTTATCTGGAAACGGTTGATCTCCCTGACGCCTATCGACAAAAACATCCCCGACCATCAAGTGTTTCGAATTTTATTCAACATCATGTTGACTCGTGTCGATTTTCTACCTTCTATGGCCCCTTTTAGCCATCGAGCTGAGGGTCCTGCGTGGCTCACCAGACCTTTTCCTCCGACTAACGGGGAACATAAAGATGAAACCTTCCTCATTTTGAGGCATCTTCTGGTCCCTCGATTCCTGGCGGCCGAAACCTCTAGCAGCAATCCTGGCTTGGTGGCTTATCAGCCTAACCTTGTGGCTAGGAAATTTGGCCTTTGCCAATTCATTCCCAAGTCCCTGTTCTCCTCTCAAGAGTTGCTCGCCAATATCCTCTGCGGTCAACCTTGGAGCAAGATCGAAGAAGAACTTGAAACAATTTGGAAAAACCGACCACGTCTCCCTTCTCTTCCTTTTCGACCAGCCTACTACTGTACCAAAGAATTTCATGATTGGTGGCAGTCATATTTTACCATTTATGTTGATGCTCCTGAGGCCAAACTATCTGAATTAACAGAAGCTTTTGTTTGTTTGCAGGCGAAGtcgaccaagtgtaaggctcttcATGTCAAACAAATTCGTGATTTCTAG